One part of the Dermacentor andersoni chromosome 2, qqDerAnde1_hic_scaffold, whole genome shotgun sequence genome encodes these proteins:
- the LOC126540879 gene encoding solute carrier family 22 member 13-like yields the protein MHSLDKFAIVVDDPHRVGEEEENKEERSMGILFPENLTTKDLYVSESFDCFDAIGNGMVQKRMLVITTICVYIAAANMHIVPFISTDVGHWCKRPPHSNISEADWRNAAIPLDASGKPSRCSMYENPEQPVNATTRPTNGDTVFCLDWEYEERWSRESAVSTWNMVCSRHPLISIMIVVQNFGAALCVSAAGCFADRIGRKSVVVPSLVVMLLSTVVLCASTAYPVFAATLFFAAGSNAIAMTVSCLILFEVSVHAHRPLLNVLATTFGILSSDLAMAVLERAGLDWQLRLALFLLPALLVLPAFCFIDESPRWLVAKSKLSEVKTIMLAAAEVNHFPLSKTECLLDRLKADIDAPFGVLTLAEAAMLGKVAIRKHAMIIFACNFATVFGYYVTLISPIWEGDSALRWFAFGAAVFAYTAASVLIRRVTMLTTIIGLLGMLFGLHCLLSITIVRAPVIVSQVLLVMTKALYAVTSVIVPCYSLELFPTAVRGLTACCGFGFCVLGAASAASVALLLNNQGRYEVAFALPAPLLFGSLLALCSIPRTTTVECAKTTVSRKSGMTNQDMEHMKKTLDVMMTTGPNTRRSRSCAGAR from the coding sequence ATGCATTCGCTTGACAAGTTCGCCATCGTGGTGGACGATCCACATAGAGTGGGCGAAGAAGAAGAGAACAAGGAGGAAAGAAGCATGGGCATTCTTTTCCCGGAGAACCTCACAACCAAAGATTTATACGTGAGCGAGTCTTTTGACTGTTTCGATGCGATCGGAAATGGCATGGTGCAGAAGCGGATGTTGGTCATCACCACCATTTGCGTGTACATTGCGGCGGCTAACATGCACATCGTGCCGTTCATCTCGACCGACGTGGGACACTGGTGCAAGAGGCCGCCGCATTCCAACATATCCGAGGCCGACTGGAGAAATGCGGCTATTCCTTTGGACGCGTCTGGGAAGCCAAGCCGATGCAGCATGTACGAAAATCCCGAGCAGCCGGTTAACGCAAcgacacgcccaacaaatggcgaTACTGTGTTTTGCCTGGACTGGGAGTACGAAGAGCGCTGGTCAAGGGAGAGCGCCGTGTCCACATGGAACATGGTCTGCTCGAGGCACCCTCTCATTAGCATCATGATCGTGGTCCAGAACTTCGGAGCCGCTTTGTGCGTGTCTGCAGCCGGATGCTTTGCAGACCGCATCGGCCGGAAGTCTGTAGTGGTGCCGTCCCTGGTGGTCATGCTGCTGTCGACGGTCGTTCTCTGCGCTTCCACAGCTTATCCCGTATTTGCAGCGACGTTATTCTTCGCAGCGGGCTCCAATGCCATCGCTATGACCGTGTCCTGCTTGATCCTGTTCGAGGTATCCGTTCACGCACACAGGCCCCTTTTGAACGTCCTTGCCACAACGTTCGGCATCCTCTCTTCCGATCTGGCGATGGCAGTTCTGGAGCGAGCCGGGTTAGACTGGCAGCTGAGATTAGCGCTCTTCCTCCTGCCAGCGCTGTTGGTGCTGCCAGCGTTCTGCTTCATCGATGAGTCACCGCGCTGGCTTGTGGCAAAGTCCAAGCTGTCCGAAGTGAAAACCATCATGCTGGCAGCGGCCGAGGTCAACCACTTTCCTCTCTCGAAGACGGAGTGCCTGCTGGACAGACTGAAGGCGGACATCGACGCCCCCTTTGGGGTACTCACGTTGGCCGAGGCAGCCATGCTGGGCAAAGTGGCCATACGAAAACACGCGATGATTATATTTGCCTGCAATTTCGCAACGGTCTTCGGTTACTACGTCACGCTTATTTCACCGATCTGGGAAGGCGATTCGGCGCTTCGCTGGTTCGCGTTCGGGGCGGCTGTCTTCGCGTACACCGCTGCAAGTGTTCTTATCAGAAGGGTGACCATGCTAACAACAATCATCGGACTGCTTGGGATGCTGTTCGGACTCCACTGCCTACTAAGCATCACAATCGTACGTGCGCCAGTGATCGTCAGCCAGGTTCTGTTGGTGATGACAAAGGCTTTATACGCAGTCACCTCCGTCATTGTTCCTTGCTACTCCCTGGAACTCTTCCCGACCGCCGTGCGTGGCTTGACCGCGTGCTGCGGCTTCGGCTTCTGTGTATTAGGTGCCGCCAGCGCAGCCTCGGTGGCCCTTCTGCTCAACAACCAGGGACGTTATGAGGTCGCGTTTGCTCTGCCCGCACCGTTGCTCTTTGGCTCGTTGCTCGCCCTGTGCAGCATTCCGCGTACTACGACGGTCGAGTGCGCCAAGACGACCGTAAGCCGGAAGAGTGGAATGACCAACCAAGACATGGAGCACATGAAGAAAACGTTGGATGTGATGATGACGACTGGCCCCAATACACGGAGGAGCCGGTCCTGCGCTGGGGCAAGATAA